One Dysidea avara chromosome 8, odDysAvar1.4, whole genome shotgun sequence genomic window, CTCTTCAAATTTAAGGTTTAAATATAGATACATGAAGGAACTTCAAGGGGGTAACACATAGGCACTTGCTGTAGGCAGACTTTCCAACTTCTGAAAAGCTTTGTGCGGGTGAATCTACTCTCATCTCCCTGTAGTTAGCAGAGTGTATGCAGCACAAATTAGTTGGTTAAAGTACACTTCCCCTAGCTAAACCTATAAACTGCTGTTAACTGACTACTGTGCCACTGAACTACAATCATTATGCTATCTATTATTTTATACCGTTATACCATCCTTAACTACCCATCTGCCATCCTGCATGATGGTCCAGTTTGTATCACGTGATGTAGATATGACTGGACTTTCACAATGGATCACCTTTAtcaattcccccccccccccaccaggTAATATTCCTGTTATGCTTTTACACAATGTACTTCAGAGACTCTGTGGTCACATTTCCTTAGCTTTGTTAGAATTCTTTCAGTATTAATGCTCACACGTTACACAATCATTGTACAGAACAGTAGAATAATCAACTGTGAACTGCCTTTAGTCCAGAatattatcatcataatcaaCTCCTGCTTCAGAAGATCTGAATGTTCTTGTATTTTAGTGGAAGGCTTTAGTGAGTTTCTGGCTGGCATGCGGGAGATAACACATTTGAGCGGGTGAAAAGCCCTAAATGCGGGTGTCAATTGAGGAATGCAGAGCGTACATTAACTTGTTAGACAATCTGTATACAGTACAAGCATAGAGCTAGACCAAATACTTACCAGTGCCATACCAGTTTCAGGTCTAAAACACCACAAAGTATTATGTGTACCAGTATCTTGATGCTAACTTTTCTATTTAGGGATTTGCACATAAAGTTGATTGTAATCAGTGCAGTATTTTCTGACTGTATATATTACATGAAGTGCATACATGTTATGTACTAGCAATCATTCACATCGTATTTATAGATCTCAATATGGAGACATGCTACTAGATGCTGAAAGAGTGAGGCCCTAATTCACTGTGATGTTGTAATCGAATAATTCTCTCATAAGAATCAAGCATACTACAAAGCACTACAGTATGCAGTAGATATCACCCGGAGACAGAACAAGGAACCAATTGTGTTAGATATTGGCACTGGAACTGGTCTGCTAGCTATGATGGCTGCTAAATGTGGTGCCAAAAAGATATATGCTTGTGAAGTCAGTAATATTCTATAAAAACGTTTTCATGTATGCATGTCTACATTTAGGTATTAAAGCCAATGGCTAAAATTGCAACTGAGGTTATATCTCAGAATAGTTATGGTGATATCATCAAGGTTATACCACTGAGATCAACTGACCTAGTGGTGGAGAAGGGTGGTGTGATGGAGGAGAAGGCTAATATACTAGTCACTGAAGTGTTTGATACAGAACTGGTTGGAGAAGGAGTATTGTCAACAATGGAACATGCTCAACAAAATTTATTAGAGGTAACTACCAACTGACACTAATCGTGTTTGGAGCAGTAACTTTTAAAGATGCAAATAGGTAGGATTTGTGGTTGGGCATCAGAGCTGCATCCctgtattttatatttgttaGTATAGCTTACATTGTCTAATACTCATTTATTTAGTTGCTATGGTAATATACTAGATAGTTTGGCTTATTTACTGCATATTGCTTTCCATCATTGGTTTTTGCAAAACCTAGTAAATTTTTTTTAGTTTGAGATTATAGTACAATGTGTATGCATTTAACAgacttttgtttgtttatttgttttttCAGCCTGATGCCATTATCATACCATCATCAGCTAAAGTATACTTACAGATATTCCACAGTCAACATCTTTGGTCCTCCCACAAGTTGGATCCCATCAATGTACAAAACCATTTTGTGTCAACCATTGTAATGATGATGGTTGTGTGTATATAGTTCCCACCTGGAGTAATAACAGTACCAGAATCATGGCAGAAATGTGCTGGAGCTGCCTCCTTATGGGATTTACATGTTGAGGAGTTGGGAAGTGATCAGATTGTGTACTTGTCTGATCCACAATTTGCTTTAGAGTACGTAATAACTATGTTGTATGGTATGTAGAAATCATAAATACAGGTACTCGCACTATATACGTAGCACATGTAGTATGCACACATTCAGTTGGTCTAGTTTCTGTCCAATGTACTGGCTATAGGGaccttatgtactgtatgtatgtaccgtTACTAAGTAAAATTTATGTAttgtacatcatacagtatatagttgTTATTGTTTGGTGACTGTAACAGTACCTGATATACTTTAGGTTTTCATTTACAAAGCTTCCAGTTACTTCACCCCAACACTGTGAGGTCAACATTACACAAACTGGAGTATGTCATGGAGTGGTGATGTGGTGGGAATTATCACTTTGTCCCAATGTAAATTTATCTACTTCTCCTTGGAACAGAACCCAGGTATGTATGATTGCATATATAGGATAAATGGTGTGTATATACATTGTTAAAGTTTCGTATGTCGTTACATCATAGTGGAGAGACCATTGGCTACAAGGTGTGCAGTTTCTTCCTACTGCTCTTAAAGTAGAAGAAGGTACGTATCGTTAATATGTGTTCAAGAAATCATCTCCCTATTTTGCTAAAGGTAATAAAGTGTTTGTTAAAACTTTCAACGATGACTATAGTATGTGGTTCACCATTGACACAGTGAGGTAATTGGTACTACATATATACACCagggttgaaaccaggtcaggtCGTGTGGGTCAACagggtcacattttgtcatgGTCAACTAGGTCTGACCAACTTTTTTAGAATACAGTATATCCAGATTGAATCATATATGCAATGAATTAGTTTGATGATATGATTGTACCATCGTATTATAGTCGTACAGCagcccagcttcttttgtgaacCACATCATGCCCACTCATCAAGATTATGTATTACTTTCCATAGGTATATGTGGAGATATATCAGTAAGGTGTGAAGCAGTATGCATGAAGCTACTGTATCTGCATGCTTACGTGGAGTCATGTCCTCTAGACAATGagtattactgtatgtacatgttataaGCTAGCCTTACAGCAGTGCGATGAGTGCATGTGAACTATACCACACTTATCGGGAGTGTGTCACACATCACGAAGCCATGTCTGCTTATAAAATGTGTTTTATTGTCTGTAGGCTTACGTGGAACCATGTCACTAGTCAAGttttaattataataattaccTGGGTAAAGTTGCTTTGTTATCATATAGCTACACTGCACCCAAAATATACCTCTTGGCACACATCTCAGTTTTAATTTTAATATTAACCAGGTCGGTGGGTCATCAGGGTCAGCAGTACTGACCTGGTTTCAGCCCTGTTATACATATACTACAGGTTACATGTTCCGACTATTCTTGTTCTAGTAGGACACCAACTAGTGATGATATGGTTGAGAGGCCATTGTGTACATGTGGCACTCATGCAGTTTGGAACAGGTCTAGGATGAGTATGTTAAATGATAGTCACCGCAATGGAGTCTACTATCAAGTCTTGAGCAAGGTGTGTCTATTAAATAAATCTGTACTGCACCATTTTTACAGTAGCACATTGCTTGCATACAAGTTCATGCAGTATCGTACTAACACATGAAATTAAATGAACAACTCGCGTGTTAACAATCatgtcaattactctaatagaacatacacctattCAAGTGATCTACGAAGTACACCTATTGAACAGACACTTATTCATTTCAATAAGTAATACATAGTTATTTTTACTGTAGTATGTCTCAAGATGTAATACTGTGTTGTGCGTAAGTGATGTAAGTCTACTTCCATTGTTTTTAATTAAACTGGGATTTAAGAAGGTACAGCGAAGATATTTGTTATTAAAGAAACTACGTAAGTATCATACAGGTATTCATATTAGAAAATGTTTCACCTTTATCTACCCAAGTTATGAACGAAGTAAGTGTATCCCAATAATACAGCACTGCATGTATATTGTGAATTACTATAAAAACCTTTGTGAATTTGGCGAATAGGggttcaatcgccaaagttttttccaccaatttttttaGTAGTATGCAATCTTATCAGCAGATATAGCTAAATCATGTTGCATTGTGAAAGCAGTCCTGCAATATTTTAAATTACTAGAGATAAGAAAGAAGGTGCATTTCATTGCCACATGAGGAACTTGACCGAATGCTTCGGTATATATGTGATAACTTACCTTGCACTGAGCATGGGTTCACTGCGCCAGAGCACGAGGTTCTCACTATTGCTCTCAACATTCATAACACCAGCAAATGGCACACTTGCACGTGCTACTTTCATGTATAGATAGCGTACTTACACATCCTTGTATAGTCGAGTGTATAATCTACTAGCCCCAATATCATTCATTTGATTAGATAATGTATACATTAATTAAGGTGGAGTCcccattcgccaaagttttttagcCAGTTTTTCAATAGTGGATTTTGCCAAACTATTTActgtagtttttttttattatacgATACTGTGCTATTGTCCCATAACAATATAGTAACAATACTGTATGTTGCAGAGTAGATGAATTGTGATCAACTGTGTTGTGTGGAGTATGTGAAGTTGTTGTTAAGATAAGAGTACATCCAATGTAACATTTAATGGCTTAACGTGCATGTTGAAGTGCATATAAAGTCAGAGGCTCTACCAAGAATTTTCAAATCATGATTGTTTTCACCCTACTTGTGACTCAAAATAATATTAGTAAACTAAATTG contains:
- the LOC136263577 gene encoding protein arginine N-methyltransferase 7-like isoform X2, translated to MFAAVVNATTGKMEWEKVGEDDDSDISGDLARSQYGDMLLDAERNQAYYKALQYAVDITRRQNKEPIVLDIGTGTGLLAMMAAKCGAKKIYACEVLKPMAKIATEVISQNSYGDIIKVIPLRSTDLVVEKGGVMEEKANILVTEVFDTELVGEGVLSTMEHAQQNLLEPDAIIIPSSAKVYLQIFHSQHLWSSHKLDPINFPPGVITVPESWQKCAGAASLWDLHVEELGSDQIVYLSDPQFALEFSFTKLPVTSPQHCEVNITQTGVCHGVVMWWELSLCPNVNLSTSPWNRTQWRDHWLQGVQFLPTALKVEEGNKVFVKTFNDDYSMWFTIDTVRTPTSDDMVERPLCTCGTHAVWNRSRMSMLNDSHRNGVYYQVLSKYVSRCNTVLCVSDVSLLPLFLIKLGFKKVFILENVSPLSTQVMNEIIRTNDAERYIKVIPRAYEDLSLIDSDGLKIDVIVGEPYFSSTLLPWHNLHFWYARTYVNHLLDNNAVVVPIKADLLAIAVQFDNLHRLRSKISTIEGFDLSAYQSNIEQDNDSCDPEPYSLWEYPCVACSDVHKIFEFDFTDPINFSALFENSGNISLVKSGANAVVFWMEYYLDQSTKFSEGLVKTPVVGDKLHWNHKFKQAVKLLPKGCDKDVSSISFKFTFSSKSGDVHIYT
- the LOC136263577 gene encoding protein arginine N-methyltransferase 7-like isoform X4, with translation MFAAVVNATTGKMEWEKVGEDDDSDISGDLARSQYGDMLLDAERNQAYYKALQYAVDITRRQNKEPIVLDIGTGTGLLAMMAAKCGAKKIYACEVLKPMAKIATEVISQNSYGDIIKVIPLRSTDLVVEKGGVMEEKANILVTEVFDTELVGEGVLSTMEHAQQNLLEPDAIIIPSSAKVYLQIFHSQHLWSSHKLDPINFPPGVITVPESWQKCAGAASLWDLHVEELGSDQIVYLSDPQFALEFSFTKLPVTSPQHCEVNITQTGVCHGVVMWWELSLCPNVNLSTSPWNRTQWRDHWLQGVQFLPTALKVEGNKVFVKTFNDDYSMWFTIDTVRTPTSDDMVERPLCTCGTHAVWNRSRMSMLNDSHRNGVYYQVLSKYVSRCNTVLCVSDVSLLPLFLIKLGFKKVFILENVSPLSTQVMNEIIRTNDAERYIKVIPRAYEDLSLIDSDGLKIDVIVGEPYFSSTLLPWHNLHFWYARTYVNHLLDNNAVVVPIKADLLAIAVQFDNLHRLRSKISTIEGFDLSAYQSNIEQDNDSCDPEPYSLWEYPCVACSDVHKIFEFDFTDPINFSALFENSGNISLVKSGANAVVFWMEYYLDQSTKFSEGLVKTPVVGDKLHWNHKFKQAVKLLPKGCDKDVSSISFKFTFSSKSGDVHIYT
- the LOC136263577 gene encoding protein arginine N-methyltransferase 7-like isoform X1; protein product: MFAAVVNATTGKMEWEKVGEDDDSDISGDLARSQYGDMLLDAERNQAYYKALQYAVDITRRQNKEPIVLDIGTGTGLLAMMAAKCGAKKIYACEVLKPMAKIATEVISQNSYGDIIKVIPLRSTDLVVEKGGVMEEKANILVTEVFDTELVGEGVLSTMEHAQQNLLEPDAIIIPSSAKVYLQIFHSQHLWSSHKLDPINFPPGVITVPESWQKCAGAASLWDLHVEELGSDQIVYLSDPQFALEFSFTKLPVTSPQHCEVNITQTGVCHGVVMWWELSLCPNVNLSTSPWNRTQWRDHWLQGVQFLPTALKVEEGNKVFVKTFNDDYSMWFTIDTVSRTPTSDDMVERPLCTCGTHAVWNRSRMSMLNDSHRNGVYYQVLSKYVSRCNTVLCVSDVSLLPLFLIKLGFKKVFILENVSPLSTQVMNEIIRTNDAERYIKVIPRAYEDLSLIDSDGLKIDVIVGEPYFSSTLLPWHNLHFWYARTYVNHLLDNNAVVVPIKADLLAIAVQFDNLHRLRSKISTIEGFDLSAYQSNIEQDNDSCDPEPYSLWEYPCVACSDVHKIFEFDFTDPINFSALFENSGNISLVKSGANAVVFWMEYYLDQSTKFSEGLVKTPVVGDKLHWNHKFKQAVKLLPKGCDKDVSSISFKFTFSSKSGDVHIYT
- the LOC136263577 gene encoding protein arginine N-methyltransferase 7-like isoform X5; this encodes MFAAVVNATTGKMEWEKVGEDDDSDISGDLARSQYGDMLLDAERNQAYYKALQYAVDITRRQNKEPIVLDIGTGTGLLAMMAAKCGAKKIYACEVLKPMAKIATEVISQNSYGDIIKVIPLRSTDLVVEKGGVMEEKANILVTEVFDTELVGEGVLSTMEHAQQNLLEPDAIIIPSSAKVYLQIFHSQHLWSSHKLDPINFPPGVITVPESWQKCAGAASLWDLHVEELGSDQIVYLSDPQFALEFSFTKLPVTSPQHCEVNITQTGVCHGVVMWWELSLCPNVNLSTSPWNRTQWRDHWLQGVQFLPTALKVEEGNKVFVKTFNDDYSMWFTIDTVSRTPTSDDMVERPLCTCGTHAVWNRSRMSMLNDSHRNGVYYQVLSKYVSRCNTVLCVSDVSLLPLFLIKLGFKKVFILENVSPLSTQVMNEIIRTNDAERYIKVIPRAYEDLSLIDSDGLKIDVIVGEPYFSSTLLPWHNLHFWYARTYVNHLLDNNAVVVPIKADLLAIAVQFDNLHRLRSKISTIEGFDLSAYQSNIEQDNDSCDPEPYSLWEYPCVACSDVHKIFEFDFTDPINFSALFENSGNISLVKSGLL
- the LOC136263577 gene encoding protein arginine N-methyltransferase 7-like isoform X3, giving the protein MFAAVVNATTGKMEWEKVGEDDDSDISGDLARSQYGDMLLDAERNQAYYKALQYAVDITRRQNKEPIVLDIGTGTGLLAMMAAKCGAKKIYACEVLKPMAKIATEVISQNSYGDIIKVIPLRSTDLVVEKGGVMEEKANILVTEVFDTELVGEGVLSTMEHAQQNLLEPDAIIIPSSAKVYLQIFHSQHLWSSHKLDPINFPPGVITVPESWQKCAGAASLWDLHVEELGSDQIVYLSDPQFALEFSFTKLPVTSPQHCEVNITQTGVCHGVVMWWELSLCPNVNLSTSPWNRTQWRDHWLQGVQFLPTALKVEGNKVFVKTFNDDYSMWFTIDTVSRTPTSDDMVERPLCTCGTHAVWNRSRMSMLNDSHRNGVYYQVLSKYVSRCNTVLCVSDVSLLPLFLIKLGFKKVFILENVSPLSTQVMNEIIRTNDAERYIKVIPRAYEDLSLIDSDGLKIDVIVGEPYFSSTLLPWHNLHFWYARTYVNHLLDNNAVVVPIKADLLAIAVQFDNLHRLRSKISTIEGFDLSAYQSNIEQDNDSCDPEPYSLWEYPCVACSDVHKIFEFDFTDPINFSALFENSGNISLVKSGANAVVFWMEYYLDQSTKFSEGLVKTPVVGDKLHWNHKFKQAVKLLPKGCDKDVSSISFKFTFSSKSGDVHIYT
- the LOC136263577 gene encoding protein arginine N-methyltransferase 7-like isoform X6, with the translated sequence MLVLKPMAKIATEVISQNSYGDIIKVIPLRSTDLVVEKGGVMEEKANILVTEVFDTELVGEGVLSTMEHAQQNLLEPDAIIIPSSAKVYLQIFHSQHLWSSHKLDPINFPPGVITVPESWQKCAGAASLWDLHVEELGSDQIVYLSDPQFALEFSFTKLPVTSPQHCEVNITQTGVCHGVVMWWELSLCPNVNLSTSPWNRTQWRDHWLQGVQFLPTALKVEEGNKVFVKTFNDDYSMWFTIDTVSRTPTSDDMVERPLCTCGTHAVWNRSRMSMLNDSHRNGVYYQVLSKYVSRCNTVLCVSDVSLLPLFLIKLGFKKVFILENVSPLSTQVMNEIIRTNDAERYIKVIPRAYEDLSLIDSDGLKIDVIVGEPYFSSTLLPWHNLHFWYARTYVNHLLDNNAVVVPIKADLLAIAVQFDNLHRLRSKISTIEGFDLSAYQSNIEQDNDSCDPEPYSLWEYPCVACSDVHKIFEFDFTDPINFSALFENSGNISLVKSGANAVVFWMEYYLDQSTKFSEGLVKTPVVGDKLHWNHKFKQAVKLLPKGCDKDVSSISFKFTFSSKSGDVHIYT